The Equus asinus isolate D_3611 breed Donkey chromosome 4, EquAss-T2T_v2, whole genome shotgun sequence genome has a segment encoding these proteins:
- the SF3B1 gene encoding splicing factor 3B subunit 1 isoform X2 gives MNARTYMDVMREQHLTKEEREIRQQLAEKAKAGELKVVNGGAASQPPSKRKRRWDQTADQTPGATPKKLSSWDQAETPGHTPSLRWDETPGRAKGSETPGATPGSKIWDPTPSHTPAGAATPGRGDTPGHATPGHGGATSSARKNRWDETPKTERDTPGHGSGWAETPRTDRGGDSIGETPTPGASKRKSRWDETPASQMGGSTPVLTPGKTPIGTPAMNMATPTPGHIMSMTPEQLQAWRWEREIDERNRPLSDEELDAMFPEGYKVLPPPAGYVPIRTPARKLTATPTPLGGMTGFHMQTEDRTMKSVNDQPSGNLPFLKPDDIQYFDKLLVDVDESTLSPEEQKERKIMKLLLKIKNGTPPMRKAALRQITDKAREFGAGPLFNQILPLLMSPTLEDQERHLLVKVIDRILYKLDDLVRPYVHKILVVIEPLLIDEDYYARVEGREIISNLAKAAGLATMISTMRPDIDNMDEYVRNTTARAFAVVASALGIPSLLPFLKAVCKSKKSWQARHTGIKIVQQIAILMGCAILPHLRSLVEIIEHGLVDEQQKVRTISALAIAALAEAATPYGIESFDSVLKPLWKGIRQHRGKGLAAFLKAIGYLIPLMDAEYANYYTREVMLILIREFQSPDEEMKKIVLKVVKQCCGTDGVEANYIKTEILPPFFKHFWQHRMALDRRNYRQLVDTTVELANKVGAAEIISRIVDDLKDEAEQYRKMVMETIEKIMGNLGAADIDHKLEEQLIDGILYAFQEQTTEDSVMLNGFGTVVNALGKRVKPYLPQICGTVLWRLNNKSAKVRQQAADLISRTAVVMKTCQEEKLMGHLGVVLYEYLGEEYPEVLGSILGALKAIVNVIGMHKMTPPIKDLLPRLTPILKNRHEKVQENCIDLVGRIADRGAEYVSAREWMRICFELLELLKAHKKAIRRATVNTFGYIAKAIGPHDVLATLLNNLKVQERQNRVCTTVAIAIVAETCSPFTVLPALMNEYRVPELNVQNGVLKSLSFLFEYIGEMGKDYIYAVTPLLEDALMDRDLVHRQTASAVVQHMSLGVYGFGCEDSLNHLLNYVWPNVFETSPHVIQAVMGALEGLRVAIGPCRMLQYCLQGLFHPARKVRDVYWKIYNSIYIGSQDALIAHYPRIYNDDKNTYIRYELDYIL, from the exons AGAGAAATTAGGCAGCAACTAGCAGAAAAAGCTAAAGCTGGGGAACTAAAAGTCGTCAATGGAGGAGCAGCGTCCCAGCCTCCCTCAAAACGAAAACGGCGTTGGGATCAAACAGCTGATCAGACTCCTGGTGCCACTCCCAAAAAGCTATCAAGTTGGGATCAAGCAGag ACACCCGGACATACCCCTTCCTTAAGATGGGATGAGACACCAGGTCGTGCAAAGGGAAGTGAGACTCCTGGAGCAACCCCAGGCTCAAAAATATGGGATCCTACACCTAGTCACACACCAGCGGGAGCTGCTACTCCTGGACGAGGTGATACACCAGGCCACGCGACGCCAGGCCATGGAGGCGCAACTTCCAGTGCTCGTAAAAACAGATGGGATGAGACCCCCAAAACAGAAAGAG atactCCTGGACATGGAAGTGGATGGGCTGAGACTCCTCGAACAGATCGAGGTGGAGATTCAATTGGTGAAACACCAACTCCTGGAGCCAGTAAAAGAAAATCACGTTGGGATGAAACACCAGCTAGTCAGATGGGTGGAAGCACTCCTGTTCTGACCCCTGGAAAAACACCAATTGGCACACCAGCCATGAACATGGCTACCCCTACTCCAG GCCACATTATGAGTATGACTCCTGAACAGCTTCAGGCTTGGCGGTGGGAGAGAGAAATTGATGAGAGAAATCGCCCACTTTCTGATGAAGAATTAGATGCTATGTTCCCAGAAGGGTATAAG GTACTTCCCCCTCCAGCTGGTTATGTTCCTATTCGAACTCCAGCTCGAAAGCTGACAGCAACTCCAACACCTTTGGGTGGTATGACTGGTTTCCATATGCAAACTGAAGATAGAACTATGAAAAGTGTTAATGACCAGCCATCTGGAAATCTTCCATTTTTGAAGCCTGATGATATTCAGTACTTTGATAAACTTTTG GTTGATGTTGATGAATCAACACTTAGTCCAGaagagcaaaaagagagaaaaataatgaagttgctcttaaaaattaagaatggaacaCCTCCAATGAGAAAG gctGCATTGCGTCAGATTACTGATAAAGCTCGTGAATTTGGAGCTGGTCCTTTGTTTAATCAGATTCTTCCTCTACTGATGTCTCCTACACTTGAGGATCAAGAGCGTCATTTACTTGTGAAAGTTATTGATAGAATATTATACAAACTTGATGACTTAGTTCGACCGTATGTGCACAAG atCCTTGTCGTCATTGAACCGTTGTTGATTGATGAAGATTACTATGCTAGAGTGGAAGGCCgagagattatttctaatttggCAAAG GCTGCTGGTCTGGCTACTATGATCTCCACCATGAGACCTGATATAGATAACATGGACGAATATGTCCGTAACACAACAGCTAGAGCTTTTGCTGTTGTAGCCTCTGCCCTGGGCATTCCTTCATTATTGCCTTTCTTAAAAGCTGTGTGCAAAAGCAAGAAGTCCTGGCAAGCAAGACACACTGGTATTAAGATTGTACAGCAGATAGCTATTCTTATGGGCTGTGCCATCTTGCCACATCTCAGAAGTTTAGTTGAAATCATTGAACACG GTCTTGTGGATGAGCAGCAGAAAGTTCGGACCATTAGTGCTTTGGCCATTGCTGCCTTGGCTGAAGCAGCAACTCCTTATGGTATCGAATCTTTTGATTCTGTGTTAAAACCTCTATGGAAGGGTATCCGCCAACACAGAGGAAAG ggtTTGGCTGCTTTCTTAAAGGCTATTGGGTATCTTATTCCTCTCATGGATGCAGAATATGCTAACTACTATACTAGAGAAGTGATGTTAATCCTTATTCGAGAATTCCAGTCTCctgatgaagaaatgaagaaaattgtgCTGAAG gtGGTAAAGCAGTGTTGTGGAACAGATGGTGTAGAAGCAAACTACATTAAAACAGAgatccttcctcctttttttaaacatttctggcAACATAGAATGGCTTTGGATAGAAGAAACTACCGACAG TTAGTTGATACTACTGTGGAGTTGGCAAACAAAGTAGGTGCAGCAGAAATTATATCCAGGATTGTGGATGATTTGAAAGATGAAGCCGAACAGTACAGAAAGATGGTGATGGAGACAATTGAGAAAATTATGGGCAACTTGGGAGCAGCAGATATTGATCATAAACTTGAAGAACAACTGATTGATGGTATTCTTTATGCTTTTCAAGAACAGACTACAGAG gactCAGTAATGTTGAACGGCTTTGGCACAGTGGTCAATGCTCTTGGCAAACGAGTCAAACCTTACTTGCCTCAGATCTGTGGTACAGTTTTGTGGCGATTAAATAACAAATCAGCCAAAGTTAGGCAGCAGGCAGCTGACTTGATCTCTCGAACTGCTGTTGTCATGAAGACTTGTCAAGAG GAAAAATTGATGGGGCACTTGGGTGTTGTTTTGTATGAGTATTTGGGTGAAGAGTACCCTGAAGTGTTGGGCAGCATTCTTGGAGCACTGAAGGCCATTGTAAACGTAATAG GTATGCATAAGATGACGCCCCCAATTAAGGATCTGCTGCCTAGACTCACTCCCATCTTAAAGAACAGGCATGAAAAAGTACAAGAGAATTGTATTGATCTTGTTGGACGTATTGCTGACAG ggGAGCTGAATATGTCTCTGCAAGAGAATGGATGAGGATTTGCTTTGAGCTTTTAGAGCTCTTAAAGGCTCACAAAAAAGCTATTCGTAGAGCCACAGTCAACACTTTTGGTTATATTGCAAAGGCCATCGG CCCTCACGATGTATTGGCTACACTTCTAAACAACCTCAAAGTTCAGGAAAGGCAGAACAGAGTTTGTACCACTGTAGCAATAGCTATTGTCGCCGAAACATGTTCACCCTTCACAGTACTACCTGCCTTAATGAATGAATACAGAGTTCCTGAACTGAATGTCCAAAATGGAGTGTTGAAAtcactttcctttttgtttgaatATATTGGTGAAATGGGAAAGGACTACATTTATGCTGTAACACCCTTACTTGAAGATGCTTTAATGGATAG GGACCTTGTACACAGACAGACGGCTAGTGCGGTGGTGCAACACATGTCACTTGGGGTTTATGGATTTGGTTGTGAAGATTCGCTGAATCACTTGTTGAACTACGTATGGCCCAATGTGTTTGAGACATCTCCCCATGTAATACAGGCAGTTATGGGAGCTCTGGAGGGCCTGAGAGTTGCTATTGGACCATGTAGAATGTTGCAGTACTGTTTACAG GGTTTGTTTCACCCAGCCCGGAAAGTCAGAGATGTGTACTGGAAAATTTACAACTCCATCTACATTGGTTCACAGGATGCTCTCATAGCACATTACCCAAGAATCTACAATGATGATAAGAACACCTATATTCGTTACGAACTTGActatatcttataa